Part of the Micromonospora rhizosphaerae genome is shown below.
GCAGGCTGACGATGACGGTGATGCCGGAGGCGATGATCGCCGGGGCGGCGCCCTTCCACGCGGTCTTCATCGCGTCCCAGGGGCGCCCGTGCCGGTGCAGCTCCTCCCGGTAGCGGGCGATCAGCAGCAACGCGTAGTCGGTGCCGGCGCCGAAGACCAGCACGGTGAGGATGCCCTGCGCCTGCCCGTTTAGCGTGATCACGTCGTTCTCGGCCAGGTAATAGACGAACACCGACGCCAACGAGTACGACATCCCGGCGGCGAGCAGCGGGAAGATCCAGAGCACCGGGCTGCGGTAGACGATCAGCAGGATGATCAGCACCACGACCAGGGTGACCAGCAGCAGCGGCCCGTCGATCGCGGTGAAGACCTCGATCAGGTCGGCCAGCAGGCCGGCCGGTCCGGCCACGTCCACGGTCAGCCCGTCCCGGTCGTTCCCGGCGATGTCGCGCAGCCTGTCGACCACCTGCCGGACCTGCTCGCCCTCGGAGCTGTCGATCGGGACGATCACCTGGAGTGCCTGGTCGTCCCGGCTGGGGATCGGCGGCGGCAGCGGGCTCACCACGCCGGGCACCTGGGCGAACCGGGCGACGTCGGCGGCGACCCGCTGGTCGTCCGCGCCCGTGAGGCCCGAGGAGCGCTCGTAGACGACGAGCGCGGGGATGGTCTCCTTCGCCACGAAGCCGGCGAACAGCTTCTGCGCCCGGGTCGCCTCGGCATCGGTGGGGAGGAAGGCGGCGTTGTTGTTGGTCGCGACCTCGCCCAGCTTCCCCGAGTACGGCCCGGCCAGCGCGCCGATGACGAGCCAGCCGAGCACGACCGCCACCGCGATCAGCGTGGCGGTGCCCCGGCTCCGTCCTCCGGCCATCTCCACCCCACCCTTTGAAGCGACGCACCAATCGACGCAGCGGGGATCCTGGCCGACATCGACCATCCTGCCGGGCAAACCCACCCTCCGGGGTGGAAACCTCCCGTCACGTCGACCGGGAGACAGCGCGACCCGCGGTGGCGTTCAGCAGAACGAAGAACGCCCGCCGGCAGGGCCGATGGGCGTGGTGTGGAGTGAAGCTCCCCCGTTTGGACTCGAACCAAAAACCTGCCGGTTAACAGCCGGCTGCTCTGCCAATTGAGCTACGGGGGACCGTAGACCGCTCGGTCCGGATCTCCCCGGCGCCGCGCGACGGCACAAGAGTACAGGACGCCCGGGGGTCTTGGTCCAGTGGGTTACCCCACCCCTTTCGCTCGGCCCTCGGCCGTCGCCGAGCCGGATCAGGGATGATAATACGGGCAAATCGTCATCTCGGCGCAAGGAGGCATGAGCGAGGAGCAGGATGGGTAGTTAGCCGCCGACAGAGGACGCAGGCGCGAGTTGGTCGCTCCCGATGGGGTACCCCACCGGGAACGACGGCGCGTCAGGTACGGAAGGAGCCGCCATGCGCGGAAAGATCATGTTTCTTGGCGGGCTGGCTGCGGGATTCGTCCTGGGCGCCCGTGCGGGCCGGGAGAAGTACGAGGAGCTGGTGGTCCGGGGCCGCAAGGTGCTCGACCACCCGACCGTCCAGGAGGCGGCGGGTGTCGCGCAGGCGCAGGCGACCCGGCTCTACAGCGAGGGCAAGGACAAGCTCGGCCAGACCAAGCTCGGCGAGAAGCTCACCGGCAACGGCAACAGGCAGCTGACCGGCGCGGACAAGCCCTTCGCGGGCACGCCGGCGACGGTGGGCGCCAAGGCCGGTTCGTCCAGCCCGGGCAGCGGCAGCTCGACGTCCGGGTCGTCGACCACGACGGCCCCGCGCACCAAGCCGTCCGGCACGGGCACCAACGGCAGCAACCTCTGACGCATCGAGAGCGGGCCGGTCGCCATCGGGCGACCGGCCCGCTTTGCTGCGCCCGAAGGACGACCCATCGTGGACTTTTGCTCAGCCCGAACAAAAGTCAGAGCGATTCATAGGAAACTTTTGCCTCCGACCTCTTCTCTTTCCTCCCGTGCGCAAATATCGTCCTGCGTAGAACCTGGCCAGGCTCTAGTCACTCCCCCAGCGACCTCCTCAGCCCTCGTCCCGGCGCTGAGGCGGACCCGCCCGACCAGAGCGAGGTTCGATGCGCAGACCCGTCGGCCGCAAGGCCGCCGTACACCTCAGCCTGCTCGCCCTCGTCGGCGCGACGCTCGTCGCGACGGCGGAGCAGCAGCCGACCCCGGCGCAGGCCGCGCCGGCACTTACCGCACCAGCACCCCTCAGCAACGGCATCGAGTACAAGGTGCTCGTCTTCACCAGGTCGGCCAGCGGCAACCAGGCGGCCACGGCCGCCGGCGTACAGGCCATCCAGCAACTGGGCCGCGACCGCCGGTTCACCGTCGAGGTCACCAACGACCCCCGCAAGTTCGACGAGCCGCACCTCAAGCAGTTCCGCGCGGTGGTCTTCCTGAACAACGCGGGCGACGTGCTGACCGACGCCCAGCAGCAGGCCTTCGAGCAGTACTACCGCGACGGCGGCGGCTTCGTCGGCGTCCACTCGGCGATCGAGGCCGAGCCGGACTGGTCCTTCCTCACCGACGTGCTCGGCACGCGGGCCACCGGCGCCCCGTCCGCGGTGAGCAAGGCGACGGTCACCGTCGCCGACCGGGTCCACCCCGCCTCGGAGACGCTGCCGCAGCGCTGGAGCACCACCGACCGCTGGTACAACTTCGCGGCCAACGTCCGCGGCTTCTCGCACGTGCTGGCCACGGTGGACGAGAAGACCTACAGCGGCGGCAGCATGGGCTTCGACCACCCGGTGACCTGGTGCAAGGACTACCAGGGCGGCAGGTCGTTCTACACCGGACTCGGCGCCACCCCGGAGAGCTACGACAGCACCGACCTGCGGGCCCACCTGGGCGGAGCGATCCAGTGGGCGGCCGGCGTGACCGACGGCGACTGCGGCGCGACGGTGCTGGCCAACTACCAGATGACGGTGGTCGGGGCGCAGCCCAACGTCAACGAGCCGATCGGCTTCGACGTCCTCCCCGACGGCCGGGTGATCCAGACCGACCGGCGCGGCGGCGTACGCCTGCACGACCCGAAGAGCAACGACACCAAGATCCTGGCGCAGATCCCGGTCTACACCCACAGCGAGGACGGGATGTACGGCCCGGCGATCGACAACGACTTCGCCACCAACAAATGGGTCTACCTCTACTACGCGCCCCCGCTGAACACTCCGACCGGCGGCGCGCCGACCACCAGCACCGACCCGACGGCCTGGGACCAGTGGAAGGGCTACTTCCAGCTCTCCCGGTTCAAGTTCGTCGACGGGGAGAACCCGACGCTGGACCTCTCCACCGAGCAGAAGATCCTCCAGGTGCCGGTCGACCGGGGCGCCTGCTGCCACGTGGCCGGCGACATCGCGTTCGACTCGAAGAACAACCTCTGGCTGGTCACCGGGGACGACACCCCGGCCGGCGGCGGTGGTTCCGGCGGCTTCTCGCCGCACAACGACTCGGTCAGCGCCGACGGCGTCTACCAGGCTCCCTTCGTGGACGCCCGGCGCAGCTCGGCCAACACCAACGACCTGCGCGGCAAGATCCTGCGGATCACCGTCCAGGACGACGGGTCGTACACCGTGCCGTCGGGCAACCTGTTCCCGGCCGGCAAGGAGAAGACCCGTCCGGAGATCTACGCGATGGGCTTCCGGAACCCGTTCCGGATCACCGTCGACAAGAACGACGTCGCCTACATCACCGACTACTCCCCGGACTCCCGCGACCCGGGTGTGGGGCGGGGCCCGGCGGGCACCGGCCGGATGATGGTGGTCGACAGGCCGGCGAACTACGGCTGGCCGATGTGCGTGCAGCCGAACCTGCCGTACATCGAGATGAACTGGAACACCAACCCGATCTCGCCGATCGGGCCGTTCGACTGCGCGGCGCCGAAGAACACCTCCCGGCACAACACCGGCCTGACCGACCTGCCGCCGGTGGAGAAGTCCGAGCTTTGGTACTCGTTCAACGCGCCGACCCCGTGCCCGGAGTCGTACCTGTCGACCCCGACGCAGACCTGCCCGGTGCTCTTCCCCGAGCTCGGCACCGGCGGCGTCGGCCCGCACGGCGCGGCGAAGTACGACTACGACCCGAACCTGAAGTCGGAGACGAAGTTCCCCGAGTACTACGACGGGGCGATCTTCTTCGGCGAGTTCACCCGGGACACCCTCAAGGAGATCCGGCTGGACGACAAGGGTGACATCCTGAAGATCAACAACGTGCTGAACTGCGGGCAGGCGCCCACCACGCCGACCAAGCCGTTCCTCTGCGACAACCCGATGGACCTGCGCTGGGGCGCGGACGGCAACTTCTACCTGCTGACGTACGGGGACGGGTTCTTCAACATCAACCCGGACGCGGCGATGCTGAAGTTCAGCTACGTGAAGGGCCTGCGGGCACCGACCGCCGTGCTGAGCGCGACCCCCACCAACGGCATCGCGCCGCTGAAGGTCTCGTTCTCCAGCGAGGGCTCGAAGGACCCGGACCCGGCCGACTCGATCTCGTTCGCCTGGGACTTCGACGGCAACGGCACGACCGACTCGATCGACCCGAACCCCACGTACACCTACACCACCAACGCCGTCTACACCGCCAAGCTGACGGTGACCGACTCCAGCGGCAAGACCGCGTCGGCGAACACCACCATCACGGTCGGCAACACCGCGCCGACCGTCACCGTCACCACCCCGCTCGAGGGCGGCTTCTTCAGCTGGGGCGATGACATCCCCTGGTCGGTGACCGTCACCGACCCGGAGGACGGGCCGATCGACTGCAGCAAGGTCGAGGTGACCTTCGTCCTCGGCCACGACGAGCACGGGCACGGTGAGGCGAACCAGTTCGGCTGCTCCGGCGTCCTGTCGACTGAGGCCGACGACGCCTCCCACGGCGGCTACGTCTACGGCGTGGTCAGCGCCTCCTACACCGACAAGGGGGCGAACGGGCAGCCCGCACTGACCACGGTGGACCAGCAGGTCATCCAGGCCAAGCGGCAGGAGGTCGAGTTCGCCCGGGACGAATCCGGGACCACCGTCGGCACCAGCGCCGACACCGGCGGCGGCCTGCAGCGCGGCAGCCTCGACCCGGGCGACTGGATCGCGATCAACAACACCGTGAACCTGAAGAACATCCAGTCGGTGACGCTGCGGACCTCCGGTGGCAGCGCGGCTACCGCCGGGCAGCCCCGGTTCGGCGTCGAGTTCCGGCTCGACTCCGCCACCGGCCCGCTGCTGACCACCGCCACGGTCAACGCCACCAGCGGCAACAACGCCTTCACCAGCACCACCGTGCCGATCGCCGACCCGGGCGGCACGCACAAGCTCTACCTGGTCCTCACCACCGTCCCCGGCGGTCCGACCAGCGGCTTCGGCAACCTCAACTGGGTCGAGTTCACCGGTCAGGGCATCGGCGTCACGCCGTGACGACCGGCCCGGGTGGGGCCACCGCCGGTGGCCCCACCCGCCCCGCCCCTGCACCGACCCCCATCACCAGTCAGCACGGAAAGGCAACCAGGACATGAACGACGCACAGCACGGAATGAGCCGTCGCCGGGTGCTCGGCACCCTCGCCGGGGCGGCCGGCGCGGTCGCCGTCGGCGCCGCGGGCTGGGCCCCCTCCGCCGCCGCGGCGGAGGGCAACGGTCTGCTCGTCCCGGCCGGCAAGCGGGGCATCATCCTCTACAGCGTCCGCGACCGGATCGGCGCCGCTCCGGACGACACGGGCGTGCCGTACGGCTTCGAGCGGGTGCTCGCCCGACTCGCCGAGATCGGCTACCAGGAGGTCGAGTTCGCCGGCTACAACCAGAGCACGGCGATCCTCGGCCGGCAGATCACCCCGGAGGAGATCCGGAAGATCCTGGACGACAACGGCCTGCGGGCGAACGGCTCGCACGCCTCGATCCCGAGCACGGTCACCCCGGACACCATCGCCGCGTTCGAGCGGACGCTCGACACCGCCGAGATCCTCGGCATGACCCACATCGGCACCGGCAGCGACCCGACCGGCAGCAACTACCAGGCCGACTGGGACGCCGCCGTCGACCGGTGGAACACCTTCGGCGAGATGGCCGCCGCCCGGGGGCTGAAGCTGTACACGCACAACCACGACGCGGCGTACAACTTCCTGCTGGACAGCGGCCCGCTGGACGCGCTGGGCCGGCCGACCCGGTCCTCCGGCGTCCGGAAGTTGGAGTACTTCATCGCGCGGACCAACCCGGAGTGGGTCTGGTTCGAGATGGACATCTACTGGGCGCACGTGGCGCAGTACCGGTTCCGCAGCTACACCGATCCGGACGGGGTGACCCAGACCAGCATCTTCGACCCGCTGGCCGTGGTCGCCGCCCAGCCAATCCGGTTCCCGCTGTTCCACGCCAAGGACGGCGCGTACAACCCGGCCAGCTCCGCCGGGTACGACATGGTGCCGCTCGGCCAGGGCGACATCGACTACGGCACGTTCTTCGCCAACATGGGCGCGAAGGGCTACCACAACCCGATGTGGGAGCAGGACAACGCGCCCGGCGGCAGTGCCGACCCCGGCCGGTCGCTGCGCTACGCGGAGGTCAGTTTCCAGCACATGTCGGGCCTGCGGGGCTGACCCACCCGACCGGAGAAACGCAAGGGGCCGCGGCCGGGAAACCGGGCGCGGCCCCTTGCGTCACACTGCTGTGATGCTGGTGTGGCAGATTCCGGATGGAGGTGATCGCATGAGGCTCATCGGACCGGAGAGCCCGGACCAGGCGCGGCTGCTGCGGCTGCTGCGCGACGACGGGGCCCGCTCCCGGGTCGAGCTGGCGGATGTCCTGGGCCTCACCCGGGCCCGGTTCGCCGCGGAGGTGGACCGGCTGACCGCCCAGGGCCTGGTGGAGACCGCGGGGCCGGCCGCGTCCCGGGGCGGCCGCCGCTCCTCGCTGCTCCGGATCGCCGGGCAGGTCCGCTTCGGGGCGGTGGCCGTCGGCACCGAACGACTCGACGTGGCGCTGACCGACGGGGAGCTCACGGTGCTCGCCCGCCTCGGCGAGCCGGTCGACGTCCGAATCGGGCCGGAGGCGGTCGTCGGCCGGGCTGTCGAGCTGCTCGGCAAGCTCCGGGCCGAGGCCGGGCTGTCCCGGCTGACCGGGGTGGGCGTCGCCCTGCCGGCGCCGGTCGCGGTACGCGAGGGGACCCCGGTCGCCCCGCCGGCCATGCCGGGCTGGCACCAGTTCCCGGTCCGGGACGCGATCGCCGCCGAGCTGGGCTGCCCGGTGCAGGTGGACAACGACGCCAACGTCATGGCGCTCGGCGAACAGCACGCCGGCACCGGCCGGGCGTTCGACGACTTCCTCTTCGTCAAGCTCGGCAGCGCCATCGGGTCCGGGCTGGTGCTCGGCGGCGCGCTGTACCGGGGCGCGGCCAGCGGGGCCGGGGACATCGGGCACCTACGGCTCACCGAGGACGGCCCGCTCTGCGGCTGCGGCAACACCGGCTGCCTGGAGGCGTACTGCGGGGACAGCGGCCTGGTCCGGGAGGCGCTGTCCGCCGCGCAGGCCGGCCGGTCGGCGGCGCTCGGCGACCGGCTGGCCGAGGCGGGGACGCTGACCATGGCCGATGTCGTGCGGGCGGCGACCGCCGGGGACGCCATCGCTCAGGGCCTGGTCCGCGACGGCGCCCGCCGGCTGGGGCAGGTCCTGGTGGGCCTGGTCAGCTTCGTCAACCCGGCCATCGTGATCATCGGCGGTGCCGCCCCCGGCATCGGCCCGGTCCTGCTCGCCGAGATCCGCGGGGTGGTCTACCGGCGCTCGACCCCGCTCGCCACCGGCAGCATGCCGATCGTCCTCTCCGATCTGGACGACCGGGCCGGCCTGGTGGGCGCGGCCCGCCTGGTGAGCGACCAGGTCTTCGCCGCCTGACGAGCCCCGGCCGGGCTCACCGCCGACCCCGTCCACACCCTGCCTCAACCGACCAGCCGGCGTTCCCAGGCCCAGGCCGCGATCTCGACCCGGTTCCGTGCCCCGAGCTTCATCTGCACGCTGGCGAGATGGGTCTTGACCGTACCGACGGCGATGAAGAGCTGGGCGGCGATCTCGGCGTTGGTGAGCCCTCGGGCGGCCAGCTTGACGACGTCGAGTTCCCGCGGGGACAGGCCGGCGTCGTCGCGGGCGCGGGCGGGCGGGCTGAGGTGCTCGAGCAGCCGTACGGTGATGGACGGGCTGATCAGCGCGTCGCCGGAGACCGCCGCGCGGACCGCCTCGACCAGCAGCGCCGGGCCGGAGTCCTTGAGCAGGAAGCCGCAGGCGCCGTTGCGCAGCGCGGTGTGCACGTACTCGTCGAGGTCGAAGGTGGTGACCACAACCACCTTGACCGGATCCGCGACGCCCGGCCCGGCGAGCAGTCGCAGCGCCTCGAGGCCGTCGAGGCGGGGCATCCGGATGTCCAGCAGCGCCACGTCCGGGCGCAGGCGGCGGGCCAACTCCACCGCGGCCACGCCGTCGGCGGCCTCGCCGACCACCTCCATGTCCGGCTGCGCCCCGATGATCATGCCGAAGCCGGTCCGCACCATCGCCTGGTCATCGGCGATCAGCACGCGGATCATCGGGCCACCGCCCGGCCGAGCGGCAGTGTCGCGTCCAGCACCCAGCCGCCGGCGACGCCGGGCCCCGCGGTGATGGTGCCGCCGAGGGCGCGGACCCGCTCGGTGAGGCCGATCAGGCCGAAGCCGTGCCCGCGGGCCGGCGGGGTGCGCGGGGTGGCGCCGTCGTCGGCGACGCGGACCAGTAGCCAGTCCGGGGTACGGCGGACGAACACGTCCACGGCTCGGGCGTCGGGGGCGTGCTGGCGCGTGTTGGTGAGCCCTTCCATCACCACCCGGTACGCCGAGGTGGAGACCTCCACCGGCAGCCCGTCCAGGGTGCCGTCGACGTGCAGCCGGGCCGGGGCGCGCGCGATGTCGTTGAAGCCGCTCAGCAGCGGCCCGAGATCGGCGACGCCGGCCAGTGGGGCCAGCGGCGCGTCCGGCGGGGCGTCCGGATTGCGCAGGATCCCGACCATCCGCCGCATGGAGGCCATCGTCTCCCCGCCGGCCCGCTCGATCTGTTCCAGGGCGGTGATCACCCGCTGCGGGTCCTGTTCGGCGACGAACCGGGCGCCCTGCGCCTGCACCACGATGCCGGTCACGTGGTGGGCGATGAAGTCGTGCAGGTCGCGGGCGAACTCCGCGCGCTGCTCGGCCCGTACCAGCGCCACGGCGCGCTCCCGCCCGGCGGCCATCGTGCGCAGGTAGAGCCCTCCTCCGGCGGCGCCGGCAGCGGCGAGGGCCTGGAGCAGACCGAAGATCACGTACACGCTGTCCGTGCCGGTGCGAAGCGGCAGCGCCGCGGCGGCGAGACCGGCGGCGACCGCCGCCCACGGCGCGATGCGGGCCGCACCGCGGCGGGCCACCACGAAGACCACGGCCAGCAGCCCGGCGGACTCGGCGAGCCCCCAGCTGCCGCTGAGCAGGTAGCCGCCATCCGCGATCAGCACGATGCCCGCGGTCACGGCGAGTGAGGCCGCGGCGAGCACGAGCGCCGCCACCGGCAGCCGGCGGGAGCCTTGCCGGTGCAGCGGGAGCCAGAGCAGCGCGGCGGCCACCGCCAGCCCCACCCGCACCAGGAGCAGCAGGGTGCCGGCCGCGCCCGCGGCCGCTAACAGGCCGAACCGCAGGTCGAAGAGGCCGAGCAGGCCCATCGCCGCCAGGCCGGCGAGCTGGCCCAGGCGCACCCACCAACGTCGAAGTCCCGGCGCGTTCATCGTGACCCAGGGTAGCGAGCCCGGC
Proteins encoded:
- a CDS encoding response regulator, whose protein sequence is MIRVLIADDQAMVRTGFGMIIGAQPDMEVVGEAADGVAAVELARRLRPDVALLDIRMPRLDGLEALRLLAGPGVADPVKVVVVTTFDLDEYVHTALRNGACGFLLKDSGPALLVEAVRAAVSGDALISPSITVRLLEHLSPPARARDDAGLSPRELDVVKLAARGLTNAEIAAQLFIAVGTVKTHLASVQMKLGARNRVEIAAWAWERRLVG
- a CDS encoding sugar phosphate isomerase/epimerase family protein, with the translated sequence MNDAQHGMSRRRVLGTLAGAAGAVAVGAAGWAPSAAAAEGNGLLVPAGKRGIILYSVRDRIGAAPDDTGVPYGFERVLARLAEIGYQEVEFAGYNQSTAILGRQITPEEIRKILDDNGLRANGSHASIPSTVTPDTIAAFERTLDTAEILGMTHIGTGSDPTGSNYQADWDAAVDRWNTFGEMAAARGLKLYTHNHDAAYNFLLDSGPLDALGRPTRSSGVRKLEYFIARTNPEWVWFEMDIYWAHVAQYRFRSYTDPDGVTQTSIFDPLAVVAAQPIRFPLFHAKDGAYNPASSAGYDMVPLGQGDIDYGTFFANMGAKGYHNPMWEQDNAPGGSADPGRSLRYAEVSFQHMSGLRG
- a CDS encoding ThuA domain-containing protein, with the translated sequence MRRPVGRKAAVHLSLLALVGATLVATAEQQPTPAQAAPALTAPAPLSNGIEYKVLVFTRSASGNQAATAAGVQAIQQLGRDRRFTVEVTNDPRKFDEPHLKQFRAVVFLNNAGDVLTDAQQQAFEQYYRDGGGFVGVHSAIEAEPDWSFLTDVLGTRATGAPSAVSKATVTVADRVHPASETLPQRWSTTDRWYNFAANVRGFSHVLATVDEKTYSGGSMGFDHPVTWCKDYQGGRSFYTGLGATPESYDSTDLRAHLGGAIQWAAGVTDGDCGATVLANYQMTVVGAQPNVNEPIGFDVLPDGRVIQTDRRGGVRLHDPKSNDTKILAQIPVYTHSEDGMYGPAIDNDFATNKWVYLYYAPPLNTPTGGAPTTSTDPTAWDQWKGYFQLSRFKFVDGENPTLDLSTEQKILQVPVDRGACCHVAGDIAFDSKNNLWLVTGDDTPAGGGGSGGFSPHNDSVSADGVYQAPFVDARRSSANTNDLRGKILRITVQDDGSYTVPSGNLFPAGKEKTRPEIYAMGFRNPFRITVDKNDVAYITDYSPDSRDPGVGRGPAGTGRMMVVDRPANYGWPMCVQPNLPYIEMNWNTNPISPIGPFDCAAPKNTSRHNTGLTDLPPVEKSELWYSFNAPTPCPESYLSTPTQTCPVLFPELGTGGVGPHGAAKYDYDPNLKSETKFPEYYDGAIFFGEFTRDTLKEIRLDDKGDILKINNVLNCGQAPTTPTKPFLCDNPMDLRWGADGNFYLLTYGDGFFNINPDAAMLKFSYVKGLRAPTAVLSATPTNGIAPLKVSFSSEGSKDPDPADSISFAWDFDGNGTTDSIDPNPTYTYTTNAVYTAKLTVTDSSGKTASANTTITVGNTAPTVTVTTPLEGGFFSWGDDIPWSVTVTDPEDGPIDCSKVEVTFVLGHDEHGHGEANQFGCSGVLSTEADDASHGGYVYGVVSASYTDKGANGQPALTTVDQQVIQAKRQEVEFARDESGTTVGTSADTGGGLQRGSLDPGDWIAINNTVNLKNIQSVTLRTSGGSAATAGQPRFGVEFRLDSATGPLLTTATVNATSGNNAFTSTTVPIADPGGTHKLYLVLTTVPGGPTSGFGNLNWVEFTGQGIGVTP
- a CDS encoding sensor histidine kinase — encoded protein: MNAPGLRRWWVRLGQLAGLAAMGLLGLFDLRFGLLAAAGAAGTLLLLVRVGLAVAAALLWLPLHRQGSRRLPVAALVLAAASLAVTAGIVLIADGGYLLSGSWGLAESAGLLAVVFVVARRGAARIAPWAAVAAGLAAAALPLRTGTDSVYVIFGLLQALAAAGAAGGGLYLRTMAAGRERAVALVRAEQRAEFARDLHDFIAHHVTGIVVQAQGARFVAEQDPQRVITALEQIERAGGETMASMRRMVGILRNPDAPPDAPLAPLAGVADLGPLLSGFNDIARAPARLHVDGTLDGLPVEVSTSAYRVVMEGLTNTRQHAPDARAVDVFVRRTPDWLLVRVADDGATPRTPPARGHGFGLIGLTERVRALGGTITAGPGVAGGWVLDATLPLGRAVAR
- a CDS encoding ROK family transcriptional regulator — translated: MRLIGPESPDQARLLRLLRDDGARSRVELADVLGLTRARFAAEVDRLTAQGLVETAGPAASRGGRRSSLLRIAGQVRFGAVAVGTERLDVALTDGELTVLARLGEPVDVRIGPEAVVGRAVELLGKLRAEAGLSRLTGVGVALPAPVAVREGTPVAPPAMPGWHQFPVRDAIAAELGCPVQVDNDANVMALGEQHAGTGRAFDDFLFVKLGSAIGSGLVLGGALYRGAASGAGDIGHLRLTEDGPLCGCGNTGCLEAYCGDSGLVREALSAAQAGRSAALGDRLAEAGTLTMADVVRAATAGDAIAQGLVRDGARRLGQVLVGLVSFVNPAIVIIGGAAPGIGPVLLAEIRGVVYRRSTPLATGSMPIVLSDLDDRAGLVGAARLVSDQVFAA